The Candidatus Paceibacterota bacterium sequence TGAGACCGTATCGTAAATCATTTGTGTTTTGACTTTTCCATCTGAACGTTACCGGATTTAGCGCCAAAACTTTTCGCATCATTGTTGATGTAGACATCGTTACAATATCTTTTTTTAAACGTTCATCTGAGGTACAGGTCCAACTGGTAGAGGTTGGATCGATTTCACAATATCCATTACTATCTTCAAAGCGCACCGGTGGACCATCAGTACTACGATATACATGGAGGAGACGTTGTGGAGAAGTGGTGCCAATGCCCACATTTCCAAGGTTTGTAATCCTAAAGTATGAAGCGTTTGATGAGGAGGCAATATCAAGGAGTGGAAGAGTTGCAAGTGTAGATGTTCCGGCAATTGTTAACCGTGCAACAGGGGTAGATGAACCAATAGATACGTTTGCATTTCTTCGTGAGGCAAGAAGAATATATCCAGTACCGTCTGCATTACCGTTACCAGCATCAATGTACACATTTCCTTCTGTTCCTGCAGACGGACCGCTACCAGCTGAGATAAAAACATGTCCTCCACCCGCTCCGCTTGTACCCCCATCTCCTGCAATGATGTTAATTGCTCCTCCATAATCATCTCCTGTTCCAGCCAGTAAATTGATTGCCCCCGCAGTACCCCACGCATATGCACCATACACTGAGAGTGGTGATGGTGTATTTATAGGCGATGAAAAGAATGGTTGCTGGATTGCAAAGAGAGATCCTGGTGTACTTGTTCCAATACCAACGTGTCCGTTTTGGAGGACAGTAAAGAGCTGTGTGTCAGTTGATGAAGCAACGACAAGTGGGTTAATTCCAGCGCTACCAACCACAGAGAGTTTAGCGATTGGAGTGCTTGAGCCAATGCCAACTCTACCTGAATTTGTAACGTTAAAGACAGAGTTACTAGAAGAAGCAACTCGAAATAGATCTCCAGTGAATGATGTTGGTGGTGCAACGTACATATACACCGCTGAAAACGGCGCACTCCCCACAGAGACTGTGTACCCATTTGCACCAAGATACGAACCTCCAGAAGCGGCTGAGCCAAAGTACGCAGTCGTTCCTACAACCTGTAAGGTTGTAACACCTCCAACATCAATGTAATTGTTTGTTGCACTCGATGATCGTACAGACATTACATTTGTTCCTGCACCTGTTTGAACCCTAAAAAACGGTTGCGTGATCGAGGTTGAGGCAGTAAATAGGAACGGGATACCATTATTTGCAACAGCTTCTGCGGTGAATGTTCCTGCTGTACTTGTTGTTCCAAAACTTATATTTCCCGTACTTGGGTCAGCAAGAAATAGTGGTCGTGATGATGTACCCACACGGAATGAACCGAATACATCTAGTTTTGATGCAGGGGACGATGTACCAATACCAACAGAATCTGTTGACGTAGAGGTGTATATTGCACCATTTAATCTTGTCCATCCAGATTCAGTTACTCCTGATATAGTGACCCATTTTGTAGATGTTCCAGTTGAAGAAAGAACTTGACCTAATGTTCCAGGCGAACTAAATGAGTCATTTAAAGAACCATTTATGGTAAGTATTGAATTACTTGAATATGTAGTTGTCTCAATTTTCTGATAATTTGAAGGTTGGGGGAAATCCCAAATTTCAGGATATCCATACGGATTACCTATGTATGATTTCGCAACATAGTCACCAATGAGACGATTTGCAGGGGATAAATAATGCGTTCCATCACCAAAGTATGTGGGTTTGTTATTTAAAGTCGACGTCGCATTATAATCTTGAATTACAGATGCAATATCGAGTACTTTTGGAAACGTCCTTTTTATCCATGCATTTGTATCATTTCTATACAGATCTGTTGTAGTTGCTGGGTTTGAAATAATTTCAAACGGTGTAATCGTCATTACAATAGGAATAGTGGATGCAGCTAACGCCTTGTTGTACATTGATGTAATTTCTGCACGAGTTGTGGATGTGGAAACGAGTTGATTTGAATCATTAACTCCACATTGGATAACTACATATTTCGAGTTTACAAGTACTGGCGCAAGATCGTTATCCCACTCATCGTCAAGTTGTGCACACGTTAGCCCTCCTGTTGCACGATTAAACCAAGGCACATTCATAATACCTTCTGCATATCTTGAAATCTGACGAGAAGACATTGCATCATACTGTCCTGATGAACCGGCAATTGTTGAATCCCCTATTATAGCGATGCCTGTTTTTTCAGTAGGCACTGCTTCAATCTGGAATCCACCAATATATAAATTAAGAGCTTGCCCAACATTGTTTTGATCAAGTCCTCCAAACAACCAGTAAATTTCGCCGGTTGTTGATGTTCCGCTTCCAAGTGC is a genomic window containing:
- a CDS encoding tail fiber domain-containing protein; its protein translation is VASSTGTSLFTVTQGGNVGVGTTTPGARFSLESGNGIPLIVSSSTYRGKASSTLMTLDAKGGLFVNSYRGSFNNYDYLPLISNINRGLFSAGSSTATSYDGNLSLGIRRNLWQYTEDFASNRYTAGTLTTKTGATTTWNGIVLSQATTTGNFYNSIRTQYQALGIDSLVPGQRYMFSYYIQNMSSNTTPETFVWMRTIESSTSPSHGSKLIDGTVRRIWQVCEAVTSSTVDCMTNPTQALGSGTSTTGEIYWLFGGLDQNNVGQALNLYIGGFQIEAVPTEKTGIAIIGDSTIAGSSGQYDAMSSRQISRYAEGIMNVPWFNRATGGLTCAQLDDEWDNDLAPVLVNSKYVVIQCGVNDSNQLVSTSTTRAEITSMYNKALAASTIPIVMTITPFEIISNPATTTDLYRNDTNAWIKRTFPKVLDIASVIQDYNATSTLNNKPTYFGDGTHYLSPANRLIGDYVAKSYIGNPYGYPEIWDFPQPSNYQKIETTTYSSNSILTINGSLNDSFSSPGTLGQVLSSTGTSTKWVTISGVTESGWTRLNGAIYTSTSTDSVGIGTSSPASKLDVFGSFRVGTSSRPLFLADPSTGNISFGTTSTAGTFTAEAVANNGIPFLFTASTSITQPFFRVQTGAGTNVMSVRSSSATNNYIDVGGVTTLQVVGTTAYFGSAASGGSYLGANGYTVSVGSAPFSAVYMYVAPPTSFTGDLFRVASSSNSVFNVTNSGRVGIGSSTPIAKLSVVGSAGINPLVVASSTDTQLFTVLQNGHVGIGTSTPGSLFAIQQPFFSSPINTPSPLSVYGAYAWGTAGAINLLAGTGDDYGGAINIIAGDGGTSGAGGGHVFISAGSGPSAGTEGNVYIDAGNGNADGTGYILLASRRNANVSIGSSTPVARLTIAGTSTLATLPLLDIASSSNASYFRITNLGNVGIGTTSPQRLLHVYRSTDGPPVRFEDSNGYCEIDPTSTSWTCTSDERLKKDIVTMSTSTMMRKVLALNPVTFRWKSQNTNDLRYGLIAQEVEEVFPDFVTTDERGFKSVSYGSFVPILISAFQDLGTRVDSIEESLAEIREDIENQSTIGNVANTILGVFDTVQVKKGFEVQDELTGDYWCVKIRGGEWVRVKGDCSQATAGGNEPVNPPPVGPIDPPVDPPVEPIDPIEEEIVEENQVEKKIDDESNGLSTPPENEPEESPSVEPHNIESTG